AAGCTGTTCACCCATGTTGCCTCACTTTTGGGAAGAGGAACGACTGAACTGTTCGACCGCTGCCTTAGAAGTGAACCACATGAAAATGGTTCGTTCACCTGGATTCGTTCCGACCCTGGCCGTACCAGTCTAGCTACCATTCTCAGCGAACTGGACAAATTGTCGTTTATCGAGGACTGCGGATTGCCCGCAAAAGAAATCGGCGGGATACATCCCAAGATTCGGGAAAGGCTTTACAAAAGGATAGCCTCCGAGTCGGCCTGGGAAATAAGGCGGCACCCACCATACATAAGGGATACCTTGATGTGCATCTTTCTTTATGTCAGAAGGCAGAAAATCATCGATGACCTTGTGGACCTGTTCATCCTCCTAGTGGGAAAGCTATCAAAGAAGGCGAAAAAGAAAGTGGAGACCGTATTGGTAAAGGAAATGAAACGGGTCTATGGCAAGACGACACTTTTGGCACGAATTGCTAAGGCATCATTGAAAGACCCTAAAGGCACCATCACCAAAGTAATATTTCCAATTGCCAGCAAAGCGAAACTCTCCGATATCGTCAAAGAGCACAAATATTCCGGAAAGGGTTTTAAAAATGAGATACACAACTTGGTGCGTTCCAGTTATTCCTCCCACTATCGGAGAATGGTGCCACAGATATTGGGCAGTCTGACCTTTAGGTCAAATAATGATTCACACGCGCCCATCTTGGATGCCATCGACTGGCTCATGGAGAACCCAGTACACAACTCAAAGTTTTCTCTTGCCGATGGTTCGGTTCCCACATCGGATATTATCAGGCCCAGTTTTATAAAACTTATCAAAGGGATGGGCAAAGGTGATATGGACCGAGTGGATTATGAAATAGCCGTCCTCGAAGCTTTGAGAAAACGACTTCGGTGCAAGGAGATATGGGTGGAAGGGGCGGATAAATACCGTAATCCCGATGAGGACGTTCCCATGGATTTCAATATTAACAGGAAATTCTACTATGACCGGTTGGGCGTTGAGAACGACCCGGCAGAGTTTACTAGCGGACTGAAGGAAGAAATGGAGACCGCATTGAGAATGTTGAACGAGAACCTGCCATCCAACAAATATGTAAGGTTAAGGCAGTCGGGAGTTAAGAATATCGTACTCTCTCCCTCGGATCCTCTCATGGATCCACCTAATATAAGTGCGCTCAAGGGAGAGGTCCAATCCAAATGGCCAATGACCTCCCTTTTGGATATACTTCGCGAGGCGGACAGTTGGTCCAGCTTTACAAAATCGTTCAAAAGTGTGAGGACTTCGGAACGGTTGTCGCCCGAACAGCTCAGGAAAAGGTTGCTTTTGGTGCTCTACGGCCTTGGAACCAATATGGGGCTCAATCGTCTGGCATCGGGCAACCAAGTCAGTTACAAGGAGCTCCGCCATGTCAAGAACGCCTATATCCATAAGGATTCCCTGCGTAGGGCGATCAGGGAAGTCGCCAATGGGACATTCTTGGTCAAGGACACCAAACTTTGGGGCGAGGCCACCACCTCATGTGCCTCGGATTCAAAGAAGTTTGGTTCTTGGGACCAGAACCTGATGACGGAATGGCACATAAGGTACGGGGGAAAAGGTGTAATGATCTATTGGCATGTCGACACCCGCTCAACCTGTATCTATTCCCAACTGAAGAAATGCTCCTCCTCTGAGGTGGCAAATATGATAGAGGGGGTGCTCAAGCACTGTACCGATATGAAGGTTGAAAAACAGTTTGTGGACACCCATGGCCAGAGCGAGGTCGCCTTTGCCTTTTGCAGGCTATTGGGGTTTGAGCTGATGCCAAGGTTGAAGAGCATCGCCTCACAGAAACTTTACCTTCCGGATATTTCCCTAAAGAAAGAGCTCAAAAACCTTTTGCCCATACTAAATAGGGGCATTAAATGGGAAATCATAGAAAGGCAATATGATGAAATGGTAAAATACACCGCCGCCCTGGAACAGGGAACGGCCGACCCCGAATCGATTTTGAAAAGGTTCACTAGGGGAAACGAAAGCCATCCGATCTACAGGGCCCTTCAGGAATTGGGGAAGGCCGTGAAAACGATATTCCTTTGCCGTTACTTGGCCGATGAAAATGTTCGGAGGGAAATACACGGGGGCCTGAACGTGATAGAGAATTGGAACTCTGCGAACGGTTTCATCTTTTTCGGAAAAAGTGGAGAGGTTTCATCGAACCGTTTGGAAGAGCAGGAACTGTCGGTACTGGCATTACATCTGCTCCAGAACTGCCTGGTCTATGTCAATACACTTATGATACAACGTGTGGTGGCCGAAAACGGATGGATGGAAAGATTTGACAAGGAAGATTATCGTGCATTGAGCCCATTGATACATGCCCATGTGAACCCCTATGGAAAGTTTGAGTTGGATATGGACAAAAACCTTGGACTTGCTGTATAGGTCGATTATCTCTGTGCCAAAAAAGGTTCGTTTTATGACACTACAACGGTCTCGGCTATGAGTAGTTGCGTGGTTTAGCAATTTACTTAGCAAGTACACACCAAACTGAAAATCCGCGAGGATTTTCAGAAGTAGGCGGGAACAAGCAATTACTTATAGCCTTTGTTGGCATTTCGTATTTTATTTTTTTCGTTTATAATGTCTCTGCGATATTTGATTCAGAAATGTTTTTGTTCCAATCAGTTCGAAATTCAGTTCGTTGGGTAATTCTCCAAATAGAGAAGAGCCACCACCTAATAAAATCGGAATAGTTGTAAGAACCATTTCATCAATCAAGTCTTCTTTTAAAAAATTCCTGATTGTTGTTCCGCCATCTATGTATAATCTTCCATATCCTTTTCCGTGAATTCGCTCTAAAATTTCCGTTAGAGTTCCATTTACTAAAAAGGCTTTGTCTTTATGAGATTCAGGTATTTCTTTCAGTTTGTTACTCAACACAAAAACAGGTTTGTTATATGGCCAGGGAACGTCAAATCCGATTACAGTTTCGAATGTTGTTCGCCCCATAACGAGAGCGTCAATTCCATTGTTGAATTCCACATATCCCATATCATTATTGTCTGGATTTGGAACAGAGTGCAACCAATCGACTCCACCATTTTTGTCCGCTATAAATCCGTCCAAACTTGTTGCGATAAATACGCTATTCTTTTTATTCATTCTTCTTTCGTGTTTTTGTCAATATGAATGCCAACGGTTCTCAGCTATACGCAGGCAGGGATTTTTACCACTAAGCTACCTACGAAGAACTGAACTTTAAATTTACCACTTTCCTGTCTTACGAAGCACGAAACCCCTGCTTGCGTATAGGTGATGTTATGCGGTCGGCTTTCATTTTCTCTTCTTTCTCGTTAATTTGTCAAGCAAAGTTACTAAATTTGCAGTCAAGCAATTTCAATTTTTGAATTATGTATTTCAGCAGACCTTGGACTTCTATCTAAGTGATAGGCAGTCCTGAAAATTCCAATCTCTTTTAGGTCAAGACAATCAGTCTATGGGTTTCGTGTGCCGACTTTTTTGTAAAGGCGTTACGTTGTCATAGTTGCTCTGTCGGGTAATACTGTCTATTCACTTCTCCACGATTTGAATTCAAGTATTCACCTGTAAGAAGTTACTAATGACAAAAAAGAAATTGCCCGTTCGTTTTACGGGTCAGCACTTTACTATTGATAAAGTGCTAATACAAAATGCAATAAAACAAGCAAATATAAGCAGTCAAGATACAGTTTTAGATATTGGAGCAGGCAAAGGGGTTCTTACTGTTCATTTATTAAAAATCGCGAACAATGTCGTAGCTATTGAAAACGACACAGCTTTGGTTGAACATTTACGAAAATTATTTTCTGATGCCCGAAATGTTCAAGTTGTCGGTTGTGATTTTAGGAATTTTGCAGTTCCGAAATTTCCTTTCAAAGTGGTGTCAAATATTCCTTATGGCATTACTTCCGATATTTTCAAAATCCTGATGTTTGAGAGTCTTGAAAATTTTCTGGGAGGTTCCATTGTCCTTCAGTTAGAACCTACACAAAAGTTATTTTCGAGGAAGCTTTACAATCCATATACCGTTTTCTATCATACTTTTTTTGATTTGAAACTTGTCTATGAGGTAGGTCCTGAAAGTTTCTTGCCACCGCCAACTGTCAAGTCAGCCCTGTTAAACATTAAAAGAAAACAGTTATTTTTTGATTTTAAGTTTAAAGACAAATACTTAGCATTTATTTCCTGTCTGTTACAGAAACCTGATTTATCTGTAAAAACAGCTTTAAAGTCGATTTTCAGGAAAAATCAGGTCAGGTCAATTTCGGAAAAGTTCGGAATAAACCTTAACTCCCAAATTGTCTATTTGTCGCCAAGTCAATGGGTAAACTGTTTTTTGGAAATGCTGGAAGTTGTCCCTGAAAAATTTCATCCTTCGTAGTTCAAAGTCGGGTGGTTGTCAAGATGATTTTTCTGGTTTGGTGTCGTCTTTTAAGCTGCCGCATAACTACTGGATATCCGGAAAGTTCCGCATAACCATATTGATGTTGGATAAAAATAGTACTTTTTCACTATAAATCGATATCTTCATATTATTATGTCATTGCCTGATTTTGTGAAAATATTGGAGGTTAAGCGGTATAGCAGGAACACTATAGAGAGTTACTCTTCCATCGTAAAGATGGCGACTCAATTTTTTGAAAAGCCACTGAACAAGATTGATGAAACCGAACTTCACAGGTACTTCTATCATATGGTACACACCAAGAAAGTATCCTATTCCTACCAGAAACAGGTAGCGATGGCCTTGAAGC
This Flagellimonas marinaquae DNA region includes the following protein-coding sequences:
- a CDS encoding Tn3 family transposase, whose amino-acid sequence is MEDNLSTNWFISYDEAELLKNKRYPHKLAFALQLKNYSETGAFISKEKDIRSDLIDHLCTQLHTNPSILKDYNWMSSTAKRHRSEILMFLKIGRPGAVDQQELRFLMCDQLFPTGIQKEEANDLAKKWYFEKRLKCPPENALYREIASAFADFENKLFTHVASLLGRGTTELFDRCLRSEPHENGSFTWIRSDPGRTSLATILSELDKLSFIEDCGLPAKEIGGIHPKIRERLYKRIASESAWEIRRHPPYIRDTLMCIFLYVRRQKIIDDLVDLFILLVGKLSKKAKKKVETVLVKEMKRVYGKTTLLARIAKASLKDPKGTITKVIFPIASKAKLSDIVKEHKYSGKGFKNEIHNLVRSSYSSHYRRMVPQILGSLTFRSNNDSHAPILDAIDWLMENPVHNSKFSLADGSVPTSDIIRPSFIKLIKGMGKGDMDRVDYEIAVLEALRKRLRCKEIWVEGADKYRNPDEDVPMDFNINRKFYYDRLGVENDPAEFTSGLKEEMETALRMLNENLPSNKYVRLRQSGVKNIVLSPSDPLMDPPNISALKGEVQSKWPMTSLLDILREADSWSSFTKSFKSVRTSERLSPEQLRKRLLLVLYGLGTNMGLNRLASGNQVSYKELRHVKNAYIHKDSLRRAIREVANGTFLVKDTKLWGEATTSCASDSKKFGSWDQNLMTEWHIRYGGKGVMIYWHVDTRSTCIYSQLKKCSSSEVANMIEGVLKHCTDMKVEKQFVDTHGQSEVAFAFCRLLGFELMPRLKSIASQKLYLPDISLKKELKNLLPILNRGIKWEIIERQYDEMVKYTAALEQGTADPESILKRFTRGNESHPIYRALQELGKAVKTIFLCRYLADENVRREIHGGLNVIENWNSANGFIFFGKSGEVSSNRLEEQELSVLALHLLQNCLVYVNTLMIQRVVAENGWMERFDKEDYRALSPLIHAHVNPYGKFELDMDKNLGLAV
- a CDS encoding dihydrofolate reductase family protein, which gives rise to MNKKNSVFIATSLDGFIADKNGGVDWLHSVPNPDNNDMGYVEFNNGIDALVMGRTTFETVIGFDVPWPYNKPVFVLSNKLKEIPESHKDKAFLVNGTLTEILERIHGKGYGRLYIDGGTTIRNFLKEDLIDEMVLTTIPILLGGGSSLFGELPNELNFELIGTKTFLNQISQRHYKRKK
- the erm(F) gene encoding 23S rRNA (adenine(2058)-N(6))-methyltransferase Erm(F); translation: MTKKKLPVRFTGQHFTIDKVLIQNAIKQANISSQDTVLDIGAGKGVLTVHLLKIANNVVAIENDTALVEHLRKLFSDARNVQVVGCDFRNFAVPKFPFKVVSNIPYGITSDIFKILMFESLENFLGGSIVLQLEPTQKLFSRKLYNPYTVFYHTFFDLKLVYEVGPESFLPPPTVKSALLNIKRKQLFFDFKFKDKYLAFISCLLQKPDLSVKTALKSIFRKNQVRSISEKFGINLNSQIVYLSPSQWVNCFLEMLEVVPEKFHPS